Proteins from one Podospora pseudoanserina strain CBS 124.78 chromosome 1, whole genome shotgun sequence genomic window:
- a CDS encoding hypothetical protein (EggNog:ENOG503P3XH), with translation MYSAQYGFNGAPPQGAQLQPSPNQGQQQQQQQQQQQQQQQMMYNAQQQQQQQQQQQQFPIQQGQGGPFPGGHNNPAMMGGAGPAGMMQNAAMPHIGANGQMAYQAPFTSSPYGAGIPSSAAPQPQLPANFMMGGPMNQYQLNAGLQQQQQQQQQPMMQRMHPNRPNAGGMPTSTPQRPFNPSQNTPATSMASQPTQYGTPQQTQSNSRSQTPTNPPQGQQGQPPSQQSSQPSQPLPPQQQQQQVQTQVQPQAQVQSQTPQPPSHQLQQPQQPPTPQQQQQQQQQPSQAQQQQQPPQGQPQQQQSGSAAMTPQTPTFPANGQGQQVNGTSRLSTPQSPGGDPQDKERVKILFDINTELLYESMQLSNAQLELKKEAQSAPEAGVDYAEQERLVKEDYNHCMKRLQVNFQYQSSIQRNPATAVFPAPFLTAPPLSTTLKLKLPPASPDDVLERPLDPSADRLQRIEGLKQLYAKLQALFPGVDPKREQPGSQASPAMRPGFNPAAPGAIPNGQLNVYARAQAQAQAQTQAQGPGQATGFGSNHSSPAPGPTAYRTPQMANSPGPLLQTQPAGQ, from the exons ATGTACTCAGCTCAGTATGGCTTTAACGGCGCCCCACCGCAGGGCGCGCAATTGCAGCCTTCACCAAACCAgggacagcagcaacaacaacaacaacaacagcagcagcagcaacagcagatGATGTATAACgcgcaacagcagcagcagcagcaacaacagcaacaacaattCCCCATACAACAGGGTCAGGGCGGCCCGTTTCCTGGAGGTCACAATAACCCGGCCATGATGGGAGGTGCTGGTCCTGCAGGAATGATGCAGAATGCCGCCATGCCGCACATTGGTGCCAATGGTCAGA TGGCTTACCAGGCCCCCTTTACGTCCTCGCCGTACGGGGCTGGAATaccttcttcagcagcccCTCAGCCGCAGCTTCCAGCCAACTTTATGATGGGCGGGCCGATGAACCAATATCAGCTGAATGCTGgtcttcagcaacagcaacagcaacaacagcaacctaTGATGCAGCGTATGCATCCAAACCGCCCGAATGCAGGCGGGATGCCCACCTCAACTCCTCAGCGTCCTTTCAACCCGTCGCAAAACACACCGGCTACTTCAATGGCTTCCCAGCCAACTCAATATGGTACTCCTCAGCAGACACAGAGCAACTCACGGAGTCAGACGCCCACGAATCCACCACAGGGACAGCAGGGACAACCGCCATCTCAACAATCGAGTCAGCCATCCCagcctctcccaccacagcaacaacaacaacaagtcCAAACCCAAGTCCAGCCTCAGGCTCAAGTTCAATCTCAAACTCCACAGCCACCATCCCATCAGTTACAACAGCCCCAGCAGCCGccaacaccacagcaacagcagcagcagcaacagcagccgtcccaagcacagcagcagcagcagccaccccAAGGtcaaccgcagcagcagcagtctgGCTCAGCAGCCATGACGCCTCAAACGCCAACCTTTCCCGCTAATGGACAGGGTCAACAAGTAAATGGTACTTCGAGGTTGTCAACACCTCAAAGTCCCGGTGGAGACCCGCAGGACAAAGAGCGGGTCAAGATTCTTTTCGACATCAATACGGAACTGCTCTACGAATCCATGCAGCTGTCCAACGCCCAGCTCGAATTGAAGAAGGAAGCACAATCGGCTCCGGAAGCTGGAGTAGATTATGCTGAGCAGGAACGGCTGGTGAAGGAAGACTACAACCA CTGCATGAAGAGGCTTCAAGTAAACTTCCAGTATCAATCATCCATCCAAAGAAACCCAGCTACTGCCGTTTTCCCGGCTCCTTTCTTGACAGCCCCACCACTTAGTACGACCCTGAAGCTTAAATTACCCCCGGCTTCTCCAGACGATGTACTAGAACGACCGCTGGATCCAAGCGCCGATCGTCTTCAGAGAATTGAGGGACTCAAGCAACTCTATGCTAAGCTTCAGGCACTCTTTCCTGGTGTCGACCCTAAAAGAGAGCAACCAGGTTCTCAAGCGTCACCAGCTATGAGGCCGGGTTTCAatcctgctgctcctggcGCGATCCCCAACGGGCAACTTAATGTGTATGCTCGAGCGCAAGCACAGGCTCAAGCCCAAACACAAGCTCAAGGCCCAGGCCAAGCTACAGGATTTGGCTCGAACCACAGCAGCCCTGCTCCTGGTCCAACGGCTTACAGGACACCGCAGATGGCCAACAGCCCAGGCCCTCTTTTGCAAACCCAGCCTGCTGGCCAGTGA
- a CDS encoding hypothetical protein (COG:S; EggNog:ENOG503NYPT), which produces MELDRIEGDEQQRLPSTRKIMKPAMATTPTTNETGHERTTSEPIPLEMQEKARDHDSLVTVRLSEPPSLTVNTAVPPSTIPPRYDAEYAPSKTMAETLNEEDDDDDDSESEIFEPDTRKKKGPSLQDELGEAEEGRSDDVANDSRSSSGSDAVDWDKLQATEDMEARNKQNAQASTASLLARLEQENNRIATNPKSIKVKIIERQQHLRESHPRPPSMAQLRKMVTGPTPPALRYSTLPPTPMTELEFYLALVKDPQQTAARLPTLLSNKVRKGIPPPLRGVVWQSMAGARDSALEEVFERLSGESSPYEGVISKDLGRSFPGVDMFRDPEGDGQRMLGRVLKCFSLYDTKIGYCQGLAFLVGPLLMHMGDKQAFCVLVRLMENYDLRHCFVPDLSGLHVRIYQFRELLRQHLPTLSTHLDELQVEPAYVSQWFLSFFAVTCPLPMLFRIYDVIFAEGASETIMRVALSLMRKNQARILACTELEDVMHLLLSRGLWDCYNYNADEFVQDFAALSEIVTKARLAALEQGYREANLSPSANPRATDATAQQVSDVTTAASRFLGRLWASSSTPRFATFAAAASASSNTSTANTTTTTLNPGLGAVSRPLSMLRRSTSKQSLASTLNSMEVGSSTTSSAASVLSSVSTEATSVSRDSSADDSTVTGAPQKTSPAVFSSGANNSKEDKQLHSQIEDLLTALSELQRNHALLASQLQKEKEDRDEDRKAVRSLLDGLRKKAGAEDSAALSSSVDSEDTIRDASTEPTSEEGEETVKPTSEELSDLLDIVELRFSDSVVNRRSSMAQTKSQLRDELARAKEQLSHEVSRSREHERKIHEAEQEVSSLKEQLRESHTHVRTLHQEKQRLERQIHGMRTRASDTPASNATSAEWFPQIGTAAGTSGLRELKLGRSRSTPSHPPNYNKRASSMTMQKKPNRDSAGSTLNVVAPPPPPPIPTSESDALLLELAAAKTAEAVAKQEAEEARQKLEQLRKAFGLAPGETPPALQRNHSTADGGGPAAAAMGMFGRLTGTTGPTSVPAPGESPQKAAMAPAATNATGGGGFWGWRR; this is translated from the exons ATGGAGCTCGACCGAATCGAGGGAgatgagcagcagcggctGCCGAGCACGCGGAAGATTATGAAGCCAGCCATGGCGACTACGCCGACGACGAACGAGACGGGCCACGAGCGAACCACCTCCGAGCCGATCCCTCTCGAGATGCAGGAAAAGGCACGAGACCACGACTCGCTCGTGACAGTTCGCCTTTCCGAACCCCCTTCCCTGACGGTGAATACAGCCGTCCCGCCGAGCACAATCCCTCCTCGCTATGATGCCGAGTACGCCCCGAGCAAGACCATGGCCGAAACACTgaacgaggaggacgatgacgatgacgataGTGAATCGGAGATATTCGAACCCGATActcgcaagaagaagggaccCAGCTTGCAAGATGAGCTGGGCGAAGCTGAGGAGGGACGCTCGGATGATGTTGCCAATGATTCGAGGTCGAGTTCTGGCTCCGACGCGGTTGATTGGGACAAACTTCAGGCGACAGAAGATATGGAGGCTAGAAACAAACAGAACGCACAAGCG TCCACCGCCTCGCTGCTTGCTCGGCTGGAACAAGAAAACAACAGAATCGCGACCAATCCGAAGAGCATCAAGGTCAAGATCATTGAGCGACAGCAACACTTGCGAGAGAGCCACCCGAGACCGCCCTCGATGGCACAGCTTCGGAAAATGGTCACCGGGCCGACCCCTCCAGCCCTCCGGTATTCGACGTTGCCGCCGACGCCCATGACCGAGCTTGAGTTCTACCTCGCCTTGGTCAAAGACCCTCAGCAAACGGCTGCTCGCCTGCCAACTCTGTTGTCCAACAAGGTCAGGAAGGGCATCCCACCGCCGCTGCGGGGTGTTGTCTGGCAGAGCATGGCCGGCGCCCGCGACAGTGCCCTGGAAGAGGTTTTCGAACGGTTGTCTGGCGAGTCTAGCCCCTATGAGGGCGTCATCAGCAAGGATCTTGGACGAAGCTTTCCAGGTGTGGACATGTTTAGGGATCCCGAAGGCGACGGCCAACGAATGCTCGGTCGGGTACTCAAGTGCTTCAGTCTCTATGACACCAAGATTGGGTACTGCCAAGGGCTCGCCTTTCTGGTCGGCCCCTTGCTCATGCACATGGGCGACAAGCAGGCATTCTGTGTTCTGGTCAG GTTGATGGAGAACTACGATCTGCGCCATTGTTTCGTTCCCGATTTGTCAGGGCTGCATGTCCGCATCTACCAATTCAGAGAGCTGCTGCGCCAGCATCTGCCCACTCTGTCGACGCATCTGGACGAGTTGCAAGTCGAACCCGCCTATGTTTCACAGTggttcctctccttcttcgccgtAACGTGCCCCCTGCCCATGCTGTTTCGCATCTACGATGTGATCTTTGCCGAGGGGGCGTCAGAGACCATCATGCGAGTCGCCTTGTCGCTCATGCGCAAGAACCAGGCGCGCATTCTGGCCTGCACCGAGCTCGAGGACGTGATGCATCTGCTCCTATCGCGCGGGCTATGGGACTGCTACAACTACAACGCCGACGAGTTTGTCCAGGATTTTGCTGCGCTGTCTGAAATTGTCACCAAAGCCCGGTTGGCAGCCTTGGAGCAGGGGTACAGAGAAGCTAACCTTAGCCCAAGCGCCAATCCCCGTGCCACAGATGCAACAGCGCAACAGGTGTCGGATGTTACCACCGCAGCCTCCCGTTTTCTGGGTCGCCTGTgggcttcctcttcaacaccgCGATTTGCCACGTTTGCGGCAGCCGCCTCCGCATCCAGCAACACCAGTACTGCTaacaccactaccaccacgCTCAATCCCGGCCTGGGCGCCGTGTCGCGTCCGTTGAGCATGCTTCGGCGAAGCACGTCGAAGCAGAGCCTGGCATCCACCCTCAACTCGATGGAGGTTGGCTCGTCCACTACTTCATCTGCCGCTAGCGTCCTCAGCTCCGTATCTACCGAAGCAACGTCCGTCTCGCGGGACAGCTCCGCTGACGATTCAACCGTGACGGGCGCGCCGCAAAAGACATCGCCCGCCGTCTTCTCGAGCGGCGCCAATAACAGCAAGGAGGACAAGCAACTTCACAGCCAGATTGAAGACTTGCTCACAGCCCTTAGCGAACTGCAACGGAACCATGCCTTGTTGGCCAGCCAGCtacaaaaggaaaaggaagaccGCGATGAGGACAGAAAGGCAGTGCGATCGTTGCTGGACGGCCTGCGCAAAAAGGCGGGCGCCGAGGATTCGGCGGCATTGTCGTCCAGTGTCGATAGCGAGGACACCATTCGAGATGCCTCGACTGAGCCAACCTcggaagagggtgaagagaCAGTCAAGCCCACCTCGGAGGAGCTATCCGACCTGCTCGATATCGTCGAGCTTCGCTTCAGCGACTCGGTGGTCAACCGACGGTCGTCCATGGCGCAGACCAAATCACAACTTCGAGACGAGCTGGCTCGAGCGAAAGAACAGTTATCCCACGAGGTGTCCAGGTCACGAGAGCACGAACGCAAGATTCATGAAGCGGAGCAGGAGGTCTCCTCTCTGAAAGAGCAACTGAGGGAGAGCCACACACATGTCCGAACTTTACATCAGGAGAAGCAGCGCCTCGAGCGGCAGATACATGGCATGCGGACCAGGGCGTCCGACACGCCAGCCTCTAACGCGACCAGTGCCGAGTGGTTCCCCCAGATTGGTACGGCAGCGGGTACAAGTGGTCTCCGCGAGCTCAAGCTGGGACGCAGCAGGTCTaccccatcccacccgcCCAACTACAACAAGCGAGCGTCGTCGATGACGATGCAGAAGAAGCCCAACCGGGACTCGGCCGGTTCCACCCTGAACGTCGtggctcctcccccacccccgcctaTCCCAACCAGCGAGAGTGATGCCCTTCTGCTTGAGCTCGCGGCGGCGAAGACGGCCGAAGCTGTCGCCAAAcaggaagccgaggaggcgaggcagaagctggagcagctcCGGAAGGCCTTTGGGCTGGCTCCGGGCGAGACACCACCAGCGCTGCAGAGGAACCACAGCACGGCAGACGGTGGGGggccagcggcagcagctaTGGGCATGTTTGGTCGGCTTACTGGGACGACCGGACCGACGTCTGTGCCTGCTCCTGGCGAGTCCCCTCAGAAGGCTGCCATGGCGCCTGCCGCCACCAATGCTacgggcggcggcggtttctggggctggaggaggtga